A single Halarcobacter anaerophilus DNA region contains:
- the fliP gene encoding flagellar type III secretion system pore protein FliP (The bacterial flagellar biogenesis protein FliP forms a type III secretion system (T3SS)-type pore required for flagellar assembly.): MKIVVSLLIFSATFLFAADPAPVINLSVAALEQPAQFVRTINIAIILILLVLAPTLLLMITSFTRLIIVFSLLRQALGLQSTPPNQIIISLSLILTIFIMEPYAKKSWDDAVKPYMDEKIGYEVAFEKGVKPFKEFMIKNTREADLALFYRIKKEENPKNIDDVPLTLLMPAFVVSELKTAFEIGFLIFLPFLVIDIIVASILMSLGMMMLPPVMISLPIKIIFFIVIDGWALIIGNLAQSFK; encoded by the coding sequence TTGAAAATAGTTGTTTCTTTATTGATTTTCAGTGCAACTTTTCTTTTTGCCGCAGACCCTGCACCGGTTATCAACCTATCAGTTGCAGCATTAGAACAACCCGCACAATTTGTTAGAACAATTAATATTGCTATTATTTTAATCCTTCTTGTTTTAGCTCCGACACTTCTTCTAATGATAACAAGTTTTACAAGACTTATTATTGTTTTTTCTTTGTTAAGACAAGCTTTGGGGTTGCAATCTACGCCTCCAAATCAAATTATTATATCACTTTCACTTATTCTTACTATTTTTATTATGGAACCTTATGCCAAAAAATCTTGGGATGATGCAGTTAAACCTTATATGGATGAAAAGATAGGTTATGAAGTAGCTTTTGAAAAAGGGGTTAAACCTTTTAAAGAGTTTATGATAAAAAATACAAGAGAAGCTGATTTGGCTCTTTTTTATAGAATAAAAAAAGAGGAAAACCCAAAAAATATCGATGATGTTCCTTTAACACTGCTTATGCCGGCTTTTGTAGTAAGTGAATTAAAAACTGCTTTTGAAATAGGTTTTTTAATTTTCTTACCCTTTTTAGTAATTGATATTATTGTTGCTTCAATACTAATGTCTCTGGGTATGATGATGCTGCCTCCTGTTATGATATCCTTGCCTATTAAAATTATTTTCTTTATCGTTATTGACGGATGGGCTCTTATAATAGGGAATCTTGCACAATCCTTTAAATAA